The following proteins are co-located in the Agelaius phoeniceus isolate bAgePho1 chromosome 36, bAgePho1.hap1, whole genome shotgun sequence genome:
- the ATP1B2 gene encoding LOW QUALITY PROTEIN: sodium/potassium-transporting ATPase subunit beta-2 (The sequence of the model RefSeq protein was modified relative to this genomic sequence to represent the inferred CDS: inserted 1 base in 1 codon), with product MARDKEKRSCGQVVAEWRAFLWDPRTRQFLGRTGSSWGLILLFYLVFYGFLAGLFALTMWVMLQSVDPHVPKYQDRLLTPGLMIRPCTEGLDVTFNVSQSQTXHQYVRALHQFLEPYNDSVQAARNAACAAGRYNEQPDDAVPNYPKRACRFERSQLGPCAGLGPHGDYGYGSGRPCVLVKVNRVINFFPGKNKSINIVCAAKREEDAALLGPMQLFPPNGTIDLMYFPYYGKRVHVNYTQPVVAVQFSNATANVDHHVECRLNAAGLRTDDERDKFAGRVAFRLRINRD from the exons ATGGCGCGGGACAAGGAGAAGCGGAGCTGCGGGCAGGTGGTGGCCGAGTGGCGAGCGTTCCTGTGGGACCCCCGCACGCGCCAGTTCCTGGGCAGGACTGGCTCCAGCTGGG GGCTGATCCTGCTGTTCTACCTGGTGTTTT ACGGGTTCCTGGCCGGGCTCTTTGCCCTCACCATGTGGGTGATGCTGCAGAGCGTCGACCCCCACGTGCCCAAGTACCAGGACCGGCTGCTGACCCCCG ggctgatgATCCGTCCCTGCACCGAGGGTCTCGATGTCACCTTCAACGTGAGCCAGAGCCAGA TGCACCAGTACGTGAGAGCCCTGCACCAGTTCCTGGAGC CGTACAACGACAGCGTCCAGGCCGCGCGGAACGCGGCGTGCGCGGCCGGGCGCTACAACGAGCAGCCGGACGACGCCGTGCCCAACTACCCCAAGCGCGCCTGTCGCTTCGAGCGCTCCCAGCTCGGGCCCTGCGCCGGCCTCGGCCCCCACGGCGACTACGGCTACGGCAGCGGCCGGCCCTGCGTGCTCGTCAAGGTCAACCGG GTCATCAACTTCTTCCCGGGCAAGAACAAGAGCATCAACATCGTCTGTGCTGCCAAG CGTGAGGAGGACGCCGCCCTGCTGGGCCCCATGCAGCTCTTCCCCCCCAACGGCACCATCGACCTCATGTACTTCCCCTACTACGGGAAACGCGTCCAC GTGAACTACACGCAGCCGGTGGTGGCCGTGCAGTTCTCCAACGCCACGGCCAACGTGGATCACCACGTGGAATGTCGCCTCAACGCCGCCGGCCTCCGCACCGACGACGAGCGCGACAAATTCGCCGGGCGCGTGGCCTTCCGCCTGCGCATCAACCGCGACTGA
- the LOC129134055 gene encoding LOW QUALITY PROTEIN: rhodopsin kinase GRK1 (The sequence of the model RefSeq protein was modified relative to this genomic sequence to represent the inferred CDS: inserted 1 base in 1 codon): MDIGGLETVVANSAYVSARGGPGWRQQGPALQGAAPPAPHLPVRGPARPTGRHRRHPERGSRRPQWSPARPHPRWRPGDVVPVAVRGAAHREAAVPEVSGRFGRVRGGRGVVGGDRGLRAVQRTLRGRRRPRSCGAGSSRREGRSTAASSAPPPPAPPTGSTLPGDAFVPARQELLAHLEAAAWGPYRGSPEFSRFVQFKWLESQAVNADAFAEFRVLGKGGFGEVCACQRRATGKMYANKRLNKKRLKKRKGYEAALVEKRILARVHSRFIVSLACAFQTKTDLCLVMTIMNGGDLRYHIYNVDEENPGFAEPRAVFYTAQILLGLEHLHQHRIVYRDLKPENVLLDDAGHVRLSDMGLAVELKDGESKTRGYAGTPGFMAPELLKNEDYDWSVDYFTLGVTIYEMLEAKGPFRRRGEKVENKEVTRRILNDPVSYSDKFSAAAREACEGLLAKDPQARLGFRDNGCAQLKAHPFFRTINWXRLEAGLVPPPFVPDPRRVYAKDLGDVGAFSTVKGVELDAGDAALCDAFASGTVPIPWQEELIETGVFEELNVWGAPGTLPPDLDPSAAGGAGGKSSTCRLL; this comes from the exons ATGGACATCGGGGGTCTGGAGACCGTGGTGGCCAACTCCGCCTACGTGTCGGCGCGCGGCGGCCCCGGTTGGCGGCAGCAAGGACCGGCGCTCCAAGGCGCGGCTCCGCCTGCCCCACATCTCCCAGTGCGAGGCCCTGCGCGCCCAACTGGGCGGCACCGCCGGCACCCAGAACGGGGGTCCCGGCGCCCCCaatggagccccgcccggccacACCCAAGATGGCGGCCAGGAGACGTCGTTCCGGTGGCAGTGCGTGGAGCAGCCCATCGGGAAGCTGCTGTTCCGGAGGTTTCTGGAAGGTTCGGCCGAGTTCGCGGCGGCCGGGGCGTTGTGGGCGGAGATCGAGGCCTTCGAGCAGTGCAGAGGACGCTGAGAGGGAGGCGGCGGCCAAGAAGCTGCGGAGCCGGTTCTTCACGCCGGGAGGGTCGGAGCACTGCGGCTTCCTCAGCGCCGCCGCCACCAGCGCCGCCCacag GCTCGACGCTGCCGGGCGACGCCTTCGTGCCGGCgcggcaggagctgctggcgcaCCTGGAGGCGGCGGCCTGGGGGCCGTACCGGGGCTCGCCCGAGTTCAGCCGCTTCGTGCAGTTCAAGTGGCTCGAGAGCCAGGCCGTCAACGCCGACGCCTTCGCCGAGTTCCGCGTGCTGGGCAAGGGCGGCTTCGGCGAGGTCTGCGCCTGCCAGCGCCGCGCCACCGGCAAGATGTACGCCAACAAACGCCTCAACAAGAAACGCCTCAAGAAGCGCAAGGGATACGAG GCGGCGCTGGTGGAGAAGCGGATCCTGGCACGGGTCCACAGCCGCTTCATCGTGTCCCTGGCCTGCGCCTTCCAGACCAAGACCGACCTCTGCCTCGTCATGACCATCATGAACGGCGGCGACCTGCG gtACCACATCTACAACGTGGACGAGGAGAACCCGGGCTTCGCGGAGCCGCGCGCCGTTTTCTACACGGCGCAgatcctgctggggctggagcacctgcaCCAGCACCGCATCGTCTACCGCGACCTCAAACCCGAGAACGTCCTGCTGGACGACGCcg GCCACGTCCGTCTGTCCGACATGGGCTTGGCCGTGGAGCTCAAGGATGGAGAGAGCAAAACCCGCGGCTATGCCGGGACCccag GGTTCATGGCCCCCGAGCTGCTCAAGAACGAGGACTACGATTGGTCGGTCGATTACTTCACGCTGGGGGTGACCATCTACGAGATGCTGGAGGCCAAGGGCCCCTTCCGCCGGCGGGGGGAGAAG GTGGAGAACAAGGAGGTGACGCGGCGCATCCTGAACGACCCCGTGTCCTACTCGGACAAGTTCAGCGCGGCCGCGCGCGAGGCCTGCGAGGGGCTCCTGGCCAAGGACCCCCAGGCCCGCCTGGGCTTCCGCGACAACGGCTGCGCCCAGCTCAAGGCCCACCCCTTCTTCAGGACCATCAACT GGCGTCTCGAGGCCG GTCTGGTGCCGCCGCCGTTCGTGCCGGACCCGCGCCGCGTGTACGCCAAGGACCTGGGGGACGTGGGGGCGTTCTCGACGGTGAAGGGCGTGGAGCTGGACGCGGGGGACGCGGCGCTGTGCGACGCCTTCGCCTCGGGCACGGTGCCCATCccctggcaggaggagctgatcGAGACCGGCGTCTTCGAGGAGCTCAACGTGTGGGGGGCCCCGGGGACGCTGCCCCCCGACCTGGACCCCAGCGCCGcggggggggcagggggaaagTCCTCGACGTGCCGGCTGCTGTGA